One genomic window of Chloroflexota bacterium includes the following:
- a CDS encoding cobalamin-binding protein, with translation MDAETLGKLREAILNYDAEAAELWARRAVNEGIDPIKTVDALTEAIRVIGDGFGKGELWLPDLVGAATAMKSAMPIIEDEIRRTGKKRQALGSVVVGTVHGDIHDIGKNMVATLLAANGFTVYDVGINVTSAEFVEAVRKYSPNILAMSALMTMTSYEQKNVIEALKKEGLRGQVKIMVGGGAITQQFADMIGADGYEPSAPGAVSLAKKLMGME, from the coding sequence GTGGATGCTGAGACGCTGGGAAAACTAAGAGAGGCAATTCTGAACTACGATGCAGAAGCTGCAGAACTGTGGGCAAGACGAGCAGTGAACGAGGGGATAGACCCTATCAAAACTGTAGATGCTCTAACCGAAGCCATAAGGGTGATTGGCGATGGCTTTGGCAAGGGTGAGCTGTGGCTTCCTGATTTGGTGGGAGCTGCCACTGCCATGAAAAGCGCTATGCCAATCATAGAGGATGAGATAAGGAGGACGGGTAAGAAGCGACAGGCGCTGGGCAGCGTCGTTGTCGGAACAGTCCACGGAGATATCCATGATATTGGGAAGAACATGGTGGCCACACTGCTCGCAGCCAACGGCTTTACGGTATACGATGTCGGAATCAATGTCACTTCTGCAGAGTTTGTTGAGGCGGTGAGAAAATACAGCCCCAACATCTTAGCCATGTCAGCTCTGATGACTATGACATCCTATGAGCAAAAGAACGTTATTGAGGCCCTCAAAAAGGAAGGCTTGAGGGGCCAGGTCAAGATAATGGTGGGAGGAGGTGCGATTACACAGCAATTCGCAGACATGATTGGTGCAGATGGATATGAGCCATCGGCGCCTGGAGCAGTCAGCCTTGCCAAGAAGCTGATGGGGATGGAGTAA